In Bombus vancouverensis nearcticus unplaced genomic scaffold, iyBomVanc1_principal scaffold0037, whole genome shotgun sequence, the following are encoded in one genomic region:
- the LOC117162406 gene encoding carcinine transporter-like, protein MGYVASILAPFIVYLNVVSSFLPLLVLGTLGIMGGLLTLFLPETLNKDLPQTLQDGEDFGKDQKMWDVPCIGRKREDEETPPVAMFRSFSKCSARNSMRASLRGEPLRSSMLRRSSIKSRKSENSITEVERL, encoded by the exons atgggatacgttgctagtatcctcgcacccttcatagtctatctcaatgttgtgtcctcgttcctacctcttcttgtgctgggcacactcggaattatgggcggtcttctgactctctttttgccggaaacattgaataaggatcttccgcagacgctgcaggacggcgaggattttggaaaagatcagaagatgtgggatgtaccttgtatcggaag gaaacgcgaggacgaggagacaccaccggtcgccatgttccgatcattttctaaatgcagtgcgaggaattcgatgagagcgtcgcttcgcggtgaacctttaaggagtagcatgctacggagatcgagtataaaatcgaggaaaagcgaaaactcgatcacagaggtcgaaaggctgtag